GAGATCTCGGGCTCTCCGACCGTGTAGTAGAGGTGGTCGTGCTTCTCGATTTCGCGGCGAAGCGTCTCGATTCGCCGCGCCACGCCCGCTACGCTCGCCGTCACCAGCTGCTCGCGTACCTCAGGTGGAGAGTGCCTTCGCGAAGCGCCGCGCCGGGACGGAGCCCCAGCGTGAGGCCCATGAGTCCCGACGCCATGCGCGCCTGGAGCCCCGCACCGTAGCCGAAGTCCCATCCGTCGCTCAACTCCGTTCGCGCGAGCGACGCGGACGCGCCGGGCATCGGCACGCCCGCGGACAGGGGCGCGTCGAGCGCGTGCCCGCCGGCGTCGACGAAGAGGAACGCCCTGCCTCCGCGCACGTCGGTGATCCACCGGTGCTCGAGCGTGGCGGCGACGATCCGGTTTCCGCCGAACGCGCGGTCCCGGTGCCCGCGGAGCCCGTCCGATCCGCCGAGATAGCGAAGCTCTTCCGCCGGGAACTCTCCCGAGCCGAGCGAGACGCGCTCCGCGCGCGCTCCCGCGTAGAGAACCCGCGAGCCTCCCAGGGACGCCGCGCCCGCGACCGTGGCGCGGCCCGAGAGGAGCGTGCGCTTCGCTTCCGGAACGCCGGGATACCGCTCGGCGCGGCTCCCGGTCTCGACCTCGAGCGACGAGGAGAACCCCGAGCGCGGATTCGACGCGGGCGCGAGCCCCTCCCAGCCGAGACTCCCCTTCCACGCCCACGTCGCGCTCGAGCCGCGGTAGATCCCGCTGTAGATCGTCTCGCTCCGCGTGACCGCGGCTCCGGCTCGCGCGCGAGGCGCGAGCCGACCGCCGAACGCGAGCGACCACCGTGTCTGCGAGAAGAGGGAGTCCGCCACGTCCGCGTCGAGGGCGAACGATGCGTCGATCGGTTGGCCGAGCAGCGCGGGCTCGCGATACTGGAGCGCGTAGAGGGAGCGCCCGTCGCCGAGTCCCGCCCACCGGACGCCGGCGGCGCGGCCGGTGCCGCCGATGTTCCCGAGTCCGAGGTCGATCGTGCCGGTGAGCCCCTCGCCCTGGGCCACGCCGACGGCGCCCGCGAAGTGGCTCGCGTTCGACTCCTCGACGGGAATCACCACCGTGGCGCGCCCCGGCTCCGCCGCCTGGACCACGCGCGGCTCCCCGACCACGGTGAAGAGCCCGCTCGCCTGGAGTCGCTCGCGCGCGCCCGCGAGGAGCTCCGGCGTCACGGTGGCGCCCGCCTTCAGCCCGGCGATCGAGGCCGCGGATTTCGGACGCGTCGCCGACGCGCCGGGGATCTGGAGCGCGTCGAACCGGACCGGAGGACCCGGCTCGAGCACGAGATGCACATGGACTTCCGCTCCCCGAGGCACGATGGAATCCACCGAGACCGAGGACGCGTACCGGCCTTCCGCGACCGAGGCGTCGCGCACCGCGGTGACGCCCCGGACGATCGCCTCGGGAGCGGCGGACCCCTTGGTGCCGCGCGCGAACGCCGCCTCGGCGGCCTCGCGCGCGCGAGGATCCACGGTGCGCACGTGCGGCACGGCCACGGTCGCGCCCGCGCTCTTCACCGCTCCCAGCGCCGAGGAGGTTCCCGCTTCCGCCGCGCTCCCCGACACGCTGACCCGCGCGACGCCGGGCGCGGTTCCCGCTCCTTCCACGAGCGCGAGCCTCACGGTCGCGTCGTAGCGGCGCATCGAGACCAGGGCGTCGCGCAGGAGGGACGCGAACCGCTCGAGGTCGCCCCGGCTCCAGAGCCGATCCGTCGCGCCCGACCCGCCCGCCAGGGCCGCCGCGAGGGAGTCCCCGACTCCCTCGAGCTGAACCGCGTAGCGCGGCTCGGCCGAGCCGCCCGAACCGGGGGCGCCCCGCGCGCCGCCCGGACCGATCGCGGCGAACACCAGCGCCGGGAGGAGGAAGCGCCACGCCCTCCGAACGCGGCTCGCGACACGCGCGCGCATCAGAAGGATCCTTTCAATTCGACGCGGCCAGTGTAGGTCGCGGAGCGGCCGGGGGTCTTGAACCCGGTCCACCCGAACGAGAGCGCGATCCGCTCGCGCATGCGGTACTCGCCCGTCAGGTCGTAGTCGAGCCGGGCGCCGACCGGAGCGGCGACGTAGAGCCCCGGAGGCGCGTAGACCCCGCGCTGCTCGGTCACCCCCCAGAGGGCGCGCGCATCGAGCCGGAGCCGCGAGCCCGCCGCGTACCGCGCGGTCGGCCCGGCGGAGCGGAGCACGTACGTGCCCCCGCGCGTCTCGTCCTGGTCCTCGCGCATCCGGGAGAGGATCGAGACCTGCCCGAGGCCGCGGATCTCCCGCGAAACCTCCGCCTCGAGGCCGCGCCCGCGCACGACCGACTCGTAGCCGCCGGCCGTGTCGGCGCGCGCCACCGACTGGACGGCGCGATCCGCGCTCACCGTGATCGAGCCGCGCAGGCGGCCGGGGAGCGGATGGCGCAGCGTCGCGCGAGCGTCCACCGCGTCCCGGCTCGAGGACAGGCTCTCGATCTCGGAGCTTCGATCGCGGCGGAATCCGATCTCGGCGCGCGCGTCGGCGCGAAGGCCGGGAGGCGCGATCTCGAAGGTCTGGCGCGCGATGAGATTGCCGCGAAGCGTGTGCTCGGGGTCGAGATAGTCGCGCGGATCGAAGGCGTGCGCGAAGCTCCCGAGGGGGAGCTCCGACCACGTCTCCAGGCGCAGGAACGTGCTCCCGCCGAACGCGCGCAGGAGACCGGGACGCGCCCCCGCGGCGAGGCGCGCTCGCGCGGGGTACGTGTCGAGACGAAGCTGCACGACCGCGCGCGAGCGCGTCGATGGATCGCCAACCGAGGTGACGAGCTCGTACCCTCCGCCGAGGCGCGGATTGCCGTACACGTCGTACGAGCCCGAGCCCTCCGCGACCGCGCGCAGCTCGCGCACCGGGGTCGCCTCGCGGAGCTGCGTCACGTCGTAGCGGAGCTCCGAGGTGAGAGGGCCGCCCGGCGCTCCACCCGTGACCGCGAGCTGCGCGAGGTGCGTGGTCTGGTCCGCGGCCCCCGTCCGGGCCTGACGGCGCGTGTAGCCTCCCTCGAGCGAGAAGGCGGACCCCGAGCGCGCGGAGATGCCGCCTTCCCACGTCTCGGCACGCTCCTCGGTGCCCGGATCGATCGCCGACTCCCAGACGTGCCCCTCCCGAATGCCGTAGCCTCCCCGGAAGCGAAGCCCCTGCCAGGGCGCGACACCGAGCCCCACCGTCACCTCGCGGCTCTCGCGCGCCGCGACGCTGTCCCCTTCCTGGCCCCGGATCCGCTCCTCGCGCGCCGCGATGCGGGGGAGGATCGCTCCGGTCGCGCGGGAGAGATCGAAGGTCCACGTGGAGCGATAGCCGTCGTCCAGGCCCGACGAGTTCCGCGCTTCCTCCCAGCGCGCCGCGCCCGTGAGGAACGCTCGGATCTCCGCGTGAGCCGCCTGGCGGAACGAGCGCGAGCCGCTCGAGAGCCTCCGGTGCCCGATCTCCCCGTTCACCGCGAGCACGCGCCACGGCTCGTAGCGGACCAGGAGCTCCTGCCGGTCCTCGCCTCCCTGGGAGGGAGCCTGGTTCCACCGGTCGGACTCGAACGCGGGGTCGATGCGGTCGAAGGCGCGGAACCGGTCCCCGCGCGAGCGCACGAGCGCCTCGGCCTTCACGCGGCCGAGATTCCATCCTCCGATCGCGAGCGGACGCGGCTCGAGCCGCGCCGCGAAGCGGGCCGCCATGCCGCCGTTGTCCGAGTCGTCGCGCGACGAGAGCGCGTTCGGATCGAGCGCCGAGCGCGCGACCTCGGCGTCGAGCGAGAGCGCGCCGAAGAGCCGCGCCGAACCGCCGACATCCATCAGGGATCGCGAGCTCGGCACCGGCACCGCGCGCCCCGGCACGTACTCGCCGAGGTTCTCGCCCCGGTAGCGGTAGAAGCGCTCGCCGTCGAGCCCGAGCGTGTCGGCGTACGCCCCGCGCCCCGGCCCCACGCTCGCGAACTCCACGTCGAAATCGCCGCGGGTGGCCCCGAGGTAGACCCACCGCGGCGTCGCGGGATCCGACTCGTCCCACGCGTACGATCCACCGCCCGGTCCCCGGTAGTGCACGCCGCTCGGGAGCGCGGACGACGCAACGGCGGAGTCTCCGAGCTGCCCCAGCGCGTTCTTGTCCTCCGAGGTGAGCTCCGCGCCCAGCGGGCTCCCCGAGTCGTCCCCCTCCGAGACGTAGCTCGCGTGCCAGGTGCCGC
This region of Candidatus Eisenbacteria bacterium genomic DNA includes:
- a CDS encoding BamA/TamA family outer membrane protein, with amino-acid sequence MRARVASRVRRAWRFLLPALVFAAIGPGGARGAPGSGGSAEPRYAVQLEGVGDSLAAALAGGSGATDRLWSRGDLERFASLLRDALVSMRRYDATVRLALVEGAGTAPGVARVSVSGSAAEAGTSSALGAVKSAGATVAVPHVRTVDPRAREAAEAAFARGTKGSAAPEAIVRGVTAVRDASVAEGRYASSVSVDSIVPRGAEVHVHLVLEPGPPVRFDALQIPGASATRPKSAASIAGLKAGATVTPELLAGARERLQASGLFTVVGEPRVVQAAEPGRATVVIPVEESNASHFAGAVGVAQGEGLTGTIDLGLGNIGGTGRAAGVRWAGLGDGRSLYALQYREPALLGQPIDASFALDADVADSLFSQTRWSLAFGGRLAPRARAGAAVTRSETIYSGIYRGSSATWAWKGSLGWEGLAPASNPRSGFSSSLEVETGSRAERYPGVPEAKRTLLSGRATVAGAASLGGSRVLYAGARAERVSLGSGEFPAEELRYLGGSDGLRGHRDRAFGGNRIVAATLEHRWITDVRGGRAFLFVDAGGHALDAPLSAGVPMPGASASLARTELSDGWDFGYGAGLQARMASGLMGLTLGLRPGAALREGTLHLRYASSW